Proteins encoded by one window of Desulfobaculum bizertense DSM 18034:
- a CDS encoding universal stress protein, producing MKRHLLVTVSGEKSSLHGLRFVQQFFQNHKDVELTLLYTAPRAADWGPGTASAAETAVGEKGQQALEEAQEFLCNRHFSKEHVHLKLLPRRNTAALDILEEGESGLYDAVVLGRRGLSRLEELVEDSVTGEALSQKTVAPLWICRWPEKHRQHVLLGLDGSEASYRMADHVGFMLADEPEHHVRMMRVISPGTSSHKDSEEIFERAGEILASNGVLQNRQHILVVERVNVWKAILEEAETGKYAAVAVGRTGVGGGMIKKIFVGATAENLGRKLNGAALWVNS from the coding sequence ATGAAACGGCATCTTCTTGTCACTGTGAGTGGAGAGAAAAGTAGTCTTCATGGTTTACGTTTCGTGCAGCAGTTTTTTCAGAATCACAAGGATGTTGAGCTAACGCTTTTGTATACCGCGCCACGTGCGGCAGACTGGGGACCGGGGACGGCTTCCGCAGCAGAGACGGCAGTGGGAGAAAAGGGGCAGCAGGCCCTGGAAGAGGCTCAGGAATTTTTGTGCAATCGGCATTTTTCCAAAGAACATGTTCACCTCAAGCTTTTGCCACGGCGCAATACTGCGGCGCTTGATATTCTGGAAGAAGGCGAGAGTGGGCTGTACGACGCCGTGGTTCTTGGGCGCCGGGGCCTCTCGCGGCTGGAAGAGCTGGTGGAAGATAGTGTGACTGGCGAAGCGTTGAGTCAAAAGACCGTGGCCCCACTGTGGATTTGCCGCTGGCCAGAAAAGCACCGCCAGCACGTGCTGCTTGGGCTTGACGGTTCAGAGGCGAGCTACAGAATGGCCGATCATGTGGGCTTTATGCTTGCAGATGAGCCTGAGCACCATGTGCGCATGATGCGGGTGATTTCTCCGGGCACATCGAGCCACAAGGATTCCGAAGAAATTTTTGAGCGTGCCGGAGAGATTTTGGCTTCCAATGGCGTTTTGCAAAATCGTCAGCACATCCTGGTGGTGGAGCGGGTGAACGTCTGGAAAGCCATTCTGGAAGAGGCAGAAACAGGAAAATACGCAGCTGTTGCTGTTGGGCGCACAGGCGTTGGCGGCGGCATGATAAAGAAAATTTTTGTTGGTGCGACGGCGGAAAACCTTGGGCGCAAGCTGAATGGTGCAGCGCTTTGGGTAAATTCCTGA
- a CDS encoding F0F1 ATP synthase subunit alpha has product MNSAGRELDAALERGADAVNKALDEYSFEAPAQEVGRVISVGEGIAFAEGLPGVGSGELVTLGGRVSALTMDILPDRIGLVLLDPPQGLAAGEDAVRTERVLDVPVGPSIIGRVLDPLGRPLDGGGPVDAATRWPIEREAAPIMHRDPVDAPLETGMTVVDALIPVGRGQRELILGDRQTGKTSVAVSTILNQQGKDCLCIYCATGQRSASVAQVVETLRANGAMEYTTVVVAEGGDQPGLIYAAPYAAASMAEYLMEQGRDVLVVYDDLTRHAIAYRQISLLLRRPPGREAFPGDIFYLHSRLLERATHLREAYGGGSVTALPVIETEAQNMAAYIPTNLISITDGQIYVNPDLFRKGQLPAVDVGRSVSRVGGRAQHSGYRKVAADLRLSYSQFQELEAFARFGTRLDDSTRATLEHGRRVREVFKQGRYERIPAAWQVALLYAVTQGYLDVTPLEELSAARQQIYDFIAADSALEARLLAADKDDLIWNDLDREFQAMFGEVGHADA; this is encoded by the coding sequence GTGAACTCTGCTGGTCGTGAACTTGATGCAGCCCTTGAGCGCGGCGCAGATGCCGTGAACAAGGCGCTTGATGAATACAGTTTTGAGGCTCCGGCGCAGGAAGTCGGGCGAGTCATTAGTGTTGGTGAGGGCATTGCCTTTGCCGAAGGACTCCCCGGTGTTGGCTCTGGCGAGCTGGTGACGCTTGGCGGCCGTGTCTCTGCCCTGACCATGGACATTCTCCCGGACCGTATTGGTCTGGTGCTGCTGGACCCCCCACAGGGCTTGGCTGCCGGTGAGGATGCCGTGCGCACAGAGCGTGTTTTGGATGTGCCTGTTGGTCCATCCATTATTGGGCGTGTCCTCGACCCCCTAGGTCGTCCCCTCGATGGCGGTGGGCCTGTTGATGCGGCGACCCGCTGGCCCATTGAACGCGAAGCCGCGCCGATCATGCACCGCGACCCTGTTGATGCGCCTCTCGAAACCGGTATGACGGTTGTTGATGCGCTCATCCCTGTTGGCCGTGGGCAGCGTGAGCTGATTCTGGGAGACAGGCAGACTGGAAAAACGTCTGTGGCTGTGTCCACCATCCTGAATCAGCAGGGCAAGGACTGCCTCTGCATTTACTGCGCGACCGGGCAGCGAAGTGCCAGCGTTGCGCAGGTTGTGGAGACGCTTCGGGCCAATGGTGCGATGGAGTACACCACGGTGGTCGTGGCCGAAGGTGGCGATCAACCCGGTCTGATTTATGCCGCGCCCTACGCTGCTGCGAGCATGGCGGAATATCTCATGGAGCAGGGGCGTGATGTCTTGGTGGTCTATGATGACCTGACTCGTCACGCCATTGCCTATCGTCAGATTTCACTGCTCCTTCGGCGGCCTCCGGGGCGTGAGGCGTTCCCCGGTGACATTTTTTATCTGCATTCCCGCCTTTTGGAGCGGGCAACGCATTTGCGTGAGGCATATGGTGGCGGTTCCGTGACTGCGCTTCCGGTCATTGAAACCGAGGCCCAGAACATGGCTGCCTACATTCCTACAAACCTGATTTCTATTACTGATGGGCAGATTTATGTGAACCCCGATCTCTTCCGCAAAGGGCAGCTTCCTGCTGTTGATGTTGGGCGTTCTGTCTCGCGTGTGGGTGGACGTGCGCAGCATTCCGGCTATCGCAAAGTGGCTGCGGATCTCCGGCTTTCCTATTCCCAGTTTCAGGAGCTGGAAGCCTTTGCCCGTTTCGGTACCCGGCTCGATGACTCCACCCGTGCGACCCTTGAGCATGGGCGGCGAGTGCGTGAGGTCTTTAAGCAGGGGCGGTATGAGCGCATTCCCGCTGCGTGGCAGGTCGCTCTTCTCTATGCCGTGACGCAAGGGTATCTCGACGTCACCCCGCTCGAAGAACTCAGTGCTGCGCGGCAGCAGATTTATGACTTCATTGCTGCCGACTCTGCTCTTGAAGCCCGTCTTCTCGCCGCAGACAAGGACGACCTCATCTGGAACGATCTCGACAGGGAGTTTCAGGCAATGTTTGGTGAGGTGGGTCATGCTGACGCTTGA
- a CDS encoding F0F1 ATP synthase subunit C: protein MDSLTLIAAASIIASGFAIGLGAIGPGIGEGHALGRALNSLAQQPDEASTITRTLFVGLAMVESTAIYAFVVTMILLFANPYWNYFVDKLGG from the coding sequence ATGGACAGTCTGACCCTTATTGCTGCGGCGTCCATTATCGCTTCTGGTTTTGCCATTGGCCTTGGTGCCATTGGTCCCGGCATTGGCGAAGGTCATGCCCTTGGCCGCGCTCTGAACTCTCTGGCTCAGCAGCCAGATGAGGCCAGCACCATCACCCGGACTCTGTTTGTCGGTCTGGCAATGGTCGAATCAACCGCCATTTATGCATTTGTTGTGACCATGATTCTGCTTTTTGCGAATCCGTACTGGAATTACTTTGTGGACAAGCTTGGTGGCTAG
- the atpD gene encoding F0F1 ATP synthase subunit beta — protein sequence MERSGTEERREETRFDGVVDSVRGSVIDVAFEQGLPPMRTLLYTGPDGAFVLEVAAHLNRNHVRCVALTSVAGLARGEAVTGEGETLQAPVGDELLGRVFNVFGNPIDGKDAPDLSRKPVYSEPAPLAERVAGEEFFSTGIKAIDLLAPLERGGKAGMFGGAGVGKTVVITELIHNMAGHHKGVSIFCGIGERCREGEELYRDMKDSGVMDSTVMVFGQMNEPPGARFRVALPALTMAEHFRDEDGRDVLLLVDNVFRFIQAGMELSGLMGRLPSRLGYQPTMATELAELEERISSSKRAAITSIQAVYVPADDLTDPSAVHTFAHLSASIVLSRKRAGEGLYPAVDPLQSTSRMLSAAIVGQKHYDVAREVQRTLASYEELKDIIAMLGLEELSREDRNTVYRARRIERFLTQPFFTTMHFTGKEGRMVTAEQTVEGCERILNDDFSDVPESALYMVGSIDDVEGGKTRHAVPDEIGESETAKDEA from the coding sequence GTGGAACGCAGTGGAACAGAAGAACGTCGGGAAGAAACCCGTTTTGATGGTGTGGTCGATTCCGTCCGGGGAAGCGTTATTGATGTTGCGTTTGAGCAGGGTCTGCCTCCCATGCGGACCTTGCTATACACTGGCCCTGATGGGGCTTTTGTTCTGGAAGTTGCCGCACACCTGAACCGAAATCATGTGCGCTGCGTGGCGCTGACCTCGGTGGCCGGGCTTGCACGTGGTGAGGCTGTGACTGGCGAGGGAGAAACCTTGCAGGCCCCCGTGGGGGACGAGCTTCTGGGCCGGGTTTTCAACGTCTTTGGCAATCCCATTGACGGCAAGGATGCCCCGGATTTGTCGCGCAAGCCTGTGTACTCAGAGCCTGCTCCTCTGGCCGAGCGTGTTGCTGGTGAAGAATTCTTTTCGACAGGCATCAAGGCCATTGACCTTTTGGCTCCGCTGGAGCGAGGCGGCAAGGCTGGCATGTTTGGTGGTGCTGGCGTGGGCAAGACCGTTGTCATCACCGAGCTGATTCACAACATGGCAGGCCACCACAAGGGTGTGAGTATCTTTTGTGGCATTGGCGAACGCTGCCGCGAAGGTGAAGAGCTGTACCGGGACATGAAAGACTCCGGAGTCATGGACTCCACAGTCATGGTCTTTGGGCAGATGAATGAACCTCCGGGAGCGCGTTTCCGCGTTGCCCTGCCTGCGCTGACAATGGCCGAGCATTTCCGCGATGAAGACGGGCGCGACGTGCTGCTACTGGTGGATAATGTTTTCCGTTTCATTCAGGCCGGTATGGAACTGTCTGGACTGATGGGGCGGCTTCCGTCGCGCCTTGGCTACCAGCCCACAATGGCAACGGAGCTTGCCGAGCTGGAAGAACGTATTTCCAGCTCAAAACGGGCGGCCATTACCTCCATTCAGGCCGTGTATGTGCCTGCGGACGATTTGACTGACCCGTCGGCCGTGCACACCTTTGCGCACCTTTCTGCAAGCATTGTTTTGTCCAGAAAGCGGGCCGGAGAGGGCCTGTATCCGGCCGTGGACCCCTTGCAGTCCACATCCAGAATGCTGTCTGCGGCCATCGTAGGGCAAAAGCACTACGATGTTGCCCGTGAGGTTCAGCGGACGCTGGCGTCCTATGAAGAACTCAAGGACATCATTGCCATGCTCGGACTGGAAGAGCTGTCACGCGAAGACCGGAACACGGTGTATCGCGCCCGGCGCATTGAGCGTTTTTTGACCCAGCCATTTTTCACCACCATGCACTTTACGGGTAAGGAAGGCCGGATGGTGACCGCAGAGCAGACCGTCGAGGGCTGCGAGCGTATCCTGAACGACGACTTTTCTGATGTCCCGGAGTCCGCGCTTTACATGGTGGGCAGCATTGATGACGTCGAAGGCGGCAAGACTCGCCACGCTGTCCCGGATGAGATTGGCGAAAGCGAGACCGCAAAGGACGAGGCATGA
- a CDS encoding F0F1 ATP synthase subunit epsilon, translated as MMQFELILPLERFLEVEAEKIVARSAMGGFCLRPRHIDMSSALVPGILSWWPPGGEEQFVAVNGGILVKVGERVQVASRHAVTGELGQLKDAVKQMLEEQDDLERSARTALARLEARFVRGVLDFGSLQEGG; from the coding sequence ATGATGCAGTTTGAGCTGATTTTGCCGCTGGAGCGTTTTCTGGAGGTAGAAGCTGAAAAGATTGTCGCCAGAAGTGCGATGGGAGGCTTTTGTCTTCGGCCCCGGCATATCGACATGAGTTCGGCGCTGGTGCCGGGCATCCTTTCGTGGTGGCCACCGGGAGGCGAAGAGCAGTTTGTCGCGGTGAACGGCGGCATTCTGGTCAAGGTCGGTGAGCGCGTTCAGGTGGCGTCGCGCCATGCTGTTACTGGCGAGCTCGGGCAGCTCAAGGACGCTGTGAAGCAGATGCTGGAGGAGCAGGACGACCTTGAGCGTTCGGCACGAACAGCGCTTGCACGGCTGGAAGCCCGTTTTGTGCGCGGAGTTCTGGATTTTGGTTCTCTTCAGGAGGGTGGCTGA
- a CDS encoding LysM peptidoglycan-binding domain-containing protein gives MKNISSTAPDVQISGHTASKVFSLLCLMLAACALLSLSACVTTGQKAPDTPLISADAPPDTPDERAEGSEQPNEEEVANFAQKDAMPLSPQEEQALSTKPDLSFELDSVETKEMLQFFRFFTHDRRGRKSFERWLKRSEKYMPYVQTELAKRGLPHDLAFLPFVESGFNPKAGSHAGAKGLWQFMPYTGKKYGLSVGWWLDERYDPYKSTHAAADYLTKLYSDFGDWYLALAAYNAGEGRIMRALKSSGCDNYFDLSKKRSNRWRRGRRLYYLPKETRNYVPKFMAVIKIVRNLESLGFEKPNWDREVTVQALETKPKTDLRRLASNVGMDWKAFRDMNPAYVEAGTHPERSSTIYLPQDKITKAQEYLASSSFREYTGYYAFYRVRRGDSWYRISRRFGVSIAVLKKYNHRRSNLLRPGQSLKVPGKGLTRSMVAQNKRSSKRSSRATSNGSYRVCKGDTLWVVAKRNGLSIGALARANNLPVRAHLKVGQRLYIPSSNAAARTRQLAQSRSNYTIRSGDSLWTIARKHNTTVATLARANGISRRATLRPGKSLYIPGRSASVTASSSKAAQKKYRVRRGDTLYAIARRFNTTTKKIMAWNKLSSTNIRPGDSLTLYQ, from the coding sequence ATGAAAAACATATCAAGCACCGCTCCAGACGTACAGATCTCCGGCCATACGGCATCAAAGGTTTTCAGCCTCTTATGCCTTATGCTGGCTGCCTGTGCCCTGCTCTCTCTTTCCGCCTGTGTGACCACAGGTCAGAAGGCTCCTGATACTCCTCTCATCTCCGCAGATGCGCCGCCGGATACCCCGGATGAACGCGCCGAAGGCTCAGAGCAGCCCAACGAAGAAGAGGTCGCCAACTTCGCCCAGAAAGACGCAATGCCTCTCTCCCCTCAGGAAGAACAGGCCCTGAGCACTAAACCAGACCTCAGCTTTGAACTCGACTCTGTCGAGACCAAAGAAATGCTCCAGTTCTTCCGCTTCTTCACCCATGATCGCCGCGGACGCAAGAGCTTTGAACGCTGGCTCAAGCGTTCCGAGAAATATATGCCCTACGTGCAGACCGAGCTTGCCAAGCGCGGCCTCCCGCACGACCTCGCCTTCCTGCCATTTGTCGAGAGCGGATTCAACCCAAAAGCTGGCTCCCACGCCGGAGCAAAAGGCCTTTGGCAGTTCATGCCCTACACTGGCAAGAAGTATGGCCTGAGCGTTGGCTGGTGGCTCGACGAACGCTATGACCCCTACAAGTCAACACACGCCGCTGCCGACTATCTCACCAAGCTGTATTCCGATTTTGGCGACTGGTATCTCGCCCTCGCTGCCTACAACGCTGGCGAAGGCCGCATTATGCGCGCCCTCAAAAGCTCCGGCTGCGACAATTATTTCGACCTTTCCAAAAAACGCTCAAATCGCTGGCGCCGCGGCCGCAGGCTCTATTACCTCCCCAAAGAAACCCGGAACTATGTTCCCAAGTTTATGGCCGTCATCAAAATCGTGCGGAATCTTGAATCCCTCGGTTTTGAAAAGCCCAACTGGGACCGCGAAGTCACCGTACAGGCCCTTGAGACCAAACCCAAGACGGACCTGCGTCGCCTCGCCTCCAACGTCGGCATGGACTGGAAAGCCTTCCGCGACATGAACCCCGCCTACGTTGAGGCCGGTACCCACCCCGAGCGTTCTTCCACTATTTATCTGCCACAGGACAAAATCACCAAGGCGCAGGAGTATCTCGCCAGCTCGTCCTTCCGCGAGTACACAGGCTATTATGCCTTCTATCGCGTTCGTCGCGGTGATTCATGGTATCGCATTTCCCGCCGCTTTGGCGTCTCTATTGCCGTCCTCAAGAAGTACAACCATCGCCGTTCCAACCTGCTACGCCCCGGTCAGTCTTTGAAGGTTCCCGGCAAAGGCCTCACCCGGAGCATGGTCGCGCAGAACAAGCGCAGCTCCAAGCGCTCCTCTCGCGCTACTTCCAATGGCTCCTACCGCGTCTGCAAAGGTGACACCCTTTGGGTCGTCGCCAAGCGCAACGGTCTCTCCATTGGCGCCCTCGCCCGTGCGAACAACCTCCCCGTTCGCGCCCATCTCAAGGTCGGTCAGCGGCTTTACATCCCGTCCTCCAACGCAGCAGCTCGCACCCGGCAGCTCGCACAGTCCCGCTCCAACTACACCATCAGGAGTGGCGACTCGCTCTGGACCATCGCACGCAAGCACAACACCACCGTCGCGACTCTCGCACGTGCAAACGGCATCTCCCGGCGCGCTACTCTTCGCCCCGGCAAGTCTCTCTACATCCCCGGACGCTCCGCTTCTGTCACGGCTTCCTCTTCCAAAGCCGCTCAGAAAAAATATCGCGTCCGCCGTGGCGATACACTCTATGCCATCGCACGTCGATTCAACACCACGACTAAAAAAATCATGGCGTGGAACAAGCTCTCGTCTACCAATATTCGCCCCGGTGACAGCTTGACCTTATATCAATAA
- a CDS encoding AtpZ/AtpI family protein: protein MPKRFEERVAREEERRLHGRRDNRPELLRGLGMFGLVGWAVAVPLLAGAFLGLWIDLTHPGTRSWTLMLLVLGLVIGCMNAAYWVGRERKAILRDKENREKPRQEE, encoded by the coding sequence ATGCCAAAGCGTTTTGAAGAGCGTGTCGCACGGGAAGAGGAACGTCGGCTGCACGGGCGGCGGGACAACCGGCCAGAGCTGCTGCGAGGTCTCGGCATGTTTGGGCTTGTGGGCTGGGCCGTTGCGGTTCCGCTTTTGGCTGGCGCATTTCTGGGCCTCTGGATTGACCTGACGCATCCGGGCACCCGTTCGTGGACTTTGATGCTTCTTGTACTGGGCCTCGTGATTGGCTGCATGAATGCGGCCTACTGGGTTGGTCGTGAGCGCAAGGCGATTTTGCGCGACAAGGAAAACAGGGAAAAGCCAAGGCAGGAGGAATAA
- a CDS encoding ATP synthase subunit I has protein sequence MQQGLDLNTLFVATMWGAFLGVLYFGGLWMSLRTTPGRSHPRRSYFLQYLLRLAVALAGFWLAMQHGPAALVCSVIGFIAMRVLMVRHLGLRPGERGGQHGHQS, from the coding sequence ATGCAGCAGGGTCTGGATTTGAATACGCTTTTTGTCGCCACCATGTGGGGCGCATTTCTGGGCGTGCTGTACTTTGGTGGCCTGTGGATGAGTCTCAGGACGACGCCGGGGCGCAGTCATCCCAGGCGAAGCTATTTTTTGCAGTATCTGCTACGTCTTGCCGTTGCGCTTGCGGGCTTTTGGCTGGCCATGCAGCACGGCCCTGCCGCGCTTGTGTGCTCGGTGATTGGGTTTATCGCCATGCGGGTTCTCATGGTGCGGCACCTTGGCCTGCGACCGGGAGAGCGAGGAGGGCAGCATGGACATCAGTCCTGA
- a CDS encoding TrmH family RNA methyltransferase, with protein sequence MHNKKDMRQSTKSEENIVPGRKPVLELLRNNPQSVDLVLVQEGAHGKELGEILDLCRSSRVRFRLSSRTDLARLFSGNTQGVVARVSESRFIELDELLAQAMDAPLPLILALDQVQDPGNIGAMARTLFALGGAGLIVPKDRTAYMGAAAVKSSAGALTRLPVAKVVNLSRALDTCVDAGWPVYGSIVDPKGENMYARRLSTPAVLVMGNEEKGIRPGVAKRCSERLTIPLQRDFDSLNVAQAAAIIMGEFLRQKLL encoded by the coding sequence ATGCATAATAAAAAAGACATGCGGCAATCCACAAAGAGTGAAGAAAATATTGTTCCAGGGAGAAAGCCTGTTCTGGAGCTTTTGCGTAATAATCCTCAGAGTGTCGACCTTGTTTTGGTGCAGGAAGGCGCACATGGAAAAGAGCTTGGGGAGATTCTGGATTTGTGCCGCAGTTCCCGTGTTCGTTTTCGGCTTTCGTCGCGTACTGACTTGGCACGGCTTTTTTCTGGCAACACGCAGGGCGTTGTCGCCCGGGTCAGTGAGAGTCGTTTTATTGAGCTGGATGAGCTGCTGGCTCAGGCAATGGACGCGCCACTGCCACTTATTCTTGCGCTGGATCAGGTACAGGACCCTGGTAATATTGGAGCGATGGCACGTACACTTTTTGCACTTGGTGGCGCGGGACTGATTGTTCCGAAAGATCGCACAGCATACATGGGTGCTGCTGCAGTAAAGTCTTCTGCGGGTGCACTGACGCGGCTTCCTGTAGCAAAAGTTGTGAACTTGTCACGAGCACTGGATACCTGTGTTGACGCTGGTTGGCCAGTTTATGGCTCCATTGTAGACCCCAAGGGTGAGAACATGTACGCGCGCAGATTGTCAACTCCGGCAGTCCTTGTGATGGGCAATGAGGAGAAAGGAATCCGCCCCGGCGTCGCCAAAAGATGTTCGGAAAGACTGACAATTCCGCTCCAGAGGGATTTTGATTCTTTGAATGTTGCACAGGCTGCGGCGATAATTATGGGTGAATTTTTACGGCAGAAGCTTTTGTAG
- a CDS encoding F0F1 ATP synthase subunit A yields the protein MDISPDWIVYYQYGPFVINKTIVLTWLVMGILVCGSWLVTRRLVRPQDLTPEELASGKRIPRGQTVLESIVVESAKQIDDVMQVSARGLLPFLGTLFLYILVSNLLGAVPGFDSPTGSLSTTVALSLCVFIMVPAYGIFRGGIRTYLKVYVQPSPFMLPLNIFSELSRTMALAVRLFGNIMSGRVMGMILLIIAPLFVPVVMQLLGLLIGVVQAYIFAVLAAVYIAAGIETDQQHMNE from the coding sequence ATGGACATCAGTCCTGACTGGATTGTCTATTATCAGTACGGCCCGTTCGTCATAAACAAGACCATTGTGCTGACGTGGCTGGTCATGGGCATACTCGTGTGTGGTTCATGGCTGGTGACGCGCAGGCTGGTGCGCCCGCAGGACCTGACGCCAGAGGAGCTGGCCAGTGGCAAGCGTATTCCGCGCGGGCAGACGGTACTGGAGAGCATTGTGGTGGAGTCGGCCAAGCAGATTGATGATGTGATGCAGGTTTCTGCGCGGGGTTTGCTCCCGTTTTTGGGAACCCTGTTTCTCTACATCCTTGTGAGCAATCTTCTTGGAGCGGTACCGGGCTTTGATTCTCCGACGGGTTCGCTGTCCACCACGGTCGCGCTTTCCCTTTGCGTTTTTATCATGGTCCCGGCCTACGGTATATTTCGTGGCGGCATCAGAACCTACCTCAAGGTCTATGTGCAGCCCTCCCCGTTTATGCTTCCACTCAATATTTTTTCTGAGCTGTCCCGGACAATGGCGCTTGCCGTTCGTCTTTTTGGCAACATCATGAGCGGGCGGGTCATGGGCATGATTCTGCTCATTATTGCCCCGCTTTTTGTTCCGGTTGTCATGCAGCTTCTGGGACTGCTTATTGGCGTTGTACAGGCGTATATTTTTGCAGTGCTGGCTGCCGTATACATTGCGGCGGGCATCGAAACAGATCAGCAACACATGAATGAATAG
- a CDS encoding histone deacetylase family protein yields the protein MLKAQNRLGIIFFPAYDWAISPTHPEREERLLYTQDQLREEGLFDIEGITEHKPDIATAKDIERVHFCFPDVSEVTTKSHFISAGGAIRAGRLVMEGTEDKAFAMVRPPGHHAMKCVHGNRGFCNINIEAIMIEHIRANYGHKRVAVVDTDCHHGDGSQDVFWHDPDTLFISLHQDGRTLYPGTGFPQELGGPNAFGKTINIPLPPNTSDEGFLYVIENVVKPLLDDFKPDLVINSAGQDNHFTDPITNMNFSAQGYAKLNELVNPDIAVLEGGYSIQGALPYVNLGICLAMAGADYSGVREPNYDPDQLRQPAKVTDYIKDLSDSIRELYFDPPRGNIEGRLVNGMYVRDKSIFYDTDGINENQVESITKCDDCPGVLKIESRSTVNPLSVGIQIPRNCCPKCYAKAMQMWEDAQIKGNYRYLKLINLKDDDIQSFGF from the coding sequence ATGCTCAAGGCACAGAATCGACTCGGTATCATATTTTTCCCGGCCTATGACTGGGCCATTAGCCCTACCCATCCAGAACGCGAAGAGCGCCTGCTGTATACGCAGGACCAGCTTCGTGAAGAGGGGCTTTTTGATATCGAAGGAATAACAGAACACAAACCCGACATTGCGACAGCAAAGGACATTGAACGTGTCCATTTTTGCTTTCCCGATGTGTCCGAAGTGACAACAAAGAGTCACTTTATTTCGGCCGGTGGCGCTATCCGCGCCGGGCGGCTCGTTATGGAGGGCACAGAGGACAAGGCTTTTGCTATGGTGCGCCCTCCCGGCCATCACGCCATGAAGTGTGTTCACGGTAATCGCGGATTTTGCAATATTAACATTGAAGCCATCATGATTGAGCACATCCGTGCGAATTATGGGCACAAGCGTGTCGCGGTGGTCGACACTGACTGCCATCATGGCGACGGTTCACAGGACGTGTTTTGGCACGACCCGGATACCCTGTTTATCTCGCTGCATCAGGATGGTCGTACTCTGTATCCCGGTACGGGCTTCCCGCAGGAACTTGGAGGTCCCAACGCCTTTGGCAAGACCATCAATATTCCGCTGCCGCCTAACACCAGTGATGAGGGCTTCCTCTACGTCATTGAGAACGTTGTGAAGCCGCTCCTTGATGATTTTAAGCCTGATCTCGTTATTAATTCGGCCGGGCAGGACAACCACTTCACTGACCCGATTACCAACATGAATTTCTCTGCGCAGGGCTATGCAAAGCTCAACGAGCTTGTGAACCCAGACATTGCCGTGCTTGAGGGGGGCTATTCCATTCAGGGCGCTCTCCCCTATGTCAATCTCGGGATTTGTCTCGCTATGGCTGGCGCGGATTACTCTGGTGTTCGTGAACCGAATTATGACCCGGATCAGCTCCGGCAGCCCGCAAAGGTGACGGACTACATCAAGGACCTGAGCGACTCCATTCGTGAGCTGTATTTTGACCCGCCGCGTGGCAACATCGAAGGGCGTCTCGTTAACGGTATGTATGTCCGCGACAAGAGTATTTTTTACGACACGGACGGCATCAACGAGAATCAGGTCGAGTCCATTACCAAGTGTGATGACTGCCCCGGTGTGCTCAAGATCGAATCTCGCTCCACTGTGAACCCCCTTTCCGTCGGTATTCAAATCCCCCGGAACTGCTGCCCCAAGTGTTACGCAAAGGCTATGCAGATGTGGGAAGATGCACAGATAAAAGGCAACTACCGCTACCTTAAGCTCATCAACCTCAAAGATGACGACATTCAGTCCTTTGGATTTTAA